The DNA region CCTCTTTCAACCGAAATTCACACTTTAACAACTTAGCATAAAGATTCTTCTCCTTTAACACTTGCAATACAACTCgcaaatgctcaacatgttcttcttctGATTTAGAATAGATCagaatgtcatcaataaataccataacaaaatgatccaagtaagtatGAAAAATATGATTCAAGTAATCCATAAATACTCTGGGTGCATTAGAAACACCGAGCGATATCACCaaatactcataatgtccatatTAAGTTCTAAACACCGTCTTCTGTACATCTTCATCCTTCACTCTAATCTGGTGGTAACCTGGCCTCAAATCAATTTCTCTAAGCACACGTGCACCcaccaactgatccatcaagtCTACTATTCTCGGAAGTGGATACGtattcttaatcgtcactttattcaattgtcgCTAATCCACACATAACCTCATGCTACAGTCTTTCTTCTTTACCAACAACACGTGAGCTCCCCAAGGCGACACACTTGGTCTCACAAATATCTTCTTTAGCAGATCTTTTAATTATTTCTTCAACTCTACTAACTTCGATGCAAACATCATATATGGTTCCATAGAAACAGGTATGGTACCATGGACAAGATCAATAGAAAACTCCGCCTCTCTCTCTGGCAGTACATCtaaaatgtcatatagaaacaCGTCTGGAAAATCCTGCAATACCTACAATTCATCAATCATTGTCTCACTCTTAGCAGATAGCGCCACGAATAATGCAAACACCTGAGCTTCCTCTTCCAAAAGCTCCTTCAACTCTCTAGTATACAAGAAACCATCTTCTTCCTTCTAACTAGGAGTAAGAAACCACACCAACTTGTTATAACAATTGATATGAACATGATTTAACTCCAACTAATTCATCCCTAAGATAACATCAAGATTCTCCAATGGCAAGCAAATAACATCAATGCAAAAATCTTTATCAAAGATTAACAGAGAAtaattcaaacaaactgaagtagtagtcactaAACCCTTAGTAGAAGTTTTGATAACCATTTCTCCATTCATAGAAGACACAATAAGGCATAGCCTTTTCACATAGTCAGCAGCAATAAAAGAATGAGTATCACCAGTATTAATAATAGCAATCAAAGTCATATTATTAATATAACATATACCTCTGATCAACATGTCATCACTAGAAGTCCGAGTCCCCGTCAGAGCGAATACCTTTCCTCCAATTGAAGCTCGCTTAGGCTTTGGGCAATGAGTGTTGGTATGTTCTGATTCACCATAGTTGTAGCAAGTCACCACATTCTCTTTGCAATAAGCAACCAGATGTCCTGACTTCCCACACTTGTGAAACTTCTTCATATCACTCTTGCATTCATTGACACGATGACCCAACTCACAGCACCTATAGCACTTAAGAGGAGTAGGGGCATCTCCCCCACTTCGCCTTTTATCGTCAGAAGATCTTTATTTACCTTTATCAACTGGATTACTATATGGCTTCCCACTATTCAGATTCTtctttcctcttctcttgctcaGCCCCTTATAGTGAGTCGATTGAGGCTTAATATCATCCTCATAAATTCTACAGTTGTTCACAAACTCTGGAAACCTCCTGATCTGTTGGTATCCAATCGCCTGCTGAATTTTAGAATGTAAACCATTCTCGAATTCGATACATTTCGAGAATTCAATAGTCTCCTCACTATAATGAGGGTAGAACTTAGCAAGTTCCACAAATATGGCAGCATACTCAGTAATCGACAAGTTGTCTTGCATCATCTCTAGAAACTCAATCTCCTTGTTCCCACGAACATCCTCAGGAAAGTAATTTCTCATAAATTCCATGCGGAACATAGCCCAAGTTACACCTTAAGTTGTAGCGTTCAACACCCGACAAGTGTTGAtccaccaatcatcagcttcctcaGCTAACATATGCATATCAAATTGTACCTTCTGTGCTTCAGAGCAATCCATCACTCTAAAAATCCTCTCAATCTCCCTGAGCCGAGTCTGCGCTCCATCAGGATCGTACATACCCTTGATAGTAGGCGGATTATTCCTCTGGAACTTCCCCAAATATTAGAACTCATCGTTCCCACCAGCATTAGGATGATTTTGCACAGCCTGAGCAACAGCCTGCAAAGCAGCAGCAATAGTAGCATCGTTTCTTCCAGCCATTTTCTATTTCACACCAACAACATTAACAATGGTTAAAGATACAACATCGATATTATTCAACTGTCATACCACAGCGACTCAACAACTTAGCCAGAtagaccgacctgctctgataccactatgaAACACCCTAAATTTCCCCCGTGTAAATTTAAAACATTTATCAGATTAAAACAAATCAACATGCAATTTAGGATGCTACACTACAACATACAATCAACCTGCTCAATCTAAAGGACATGTAACACTTTACATTTataaaaataatagtaataatcACATGTTTGAATGTTAACTTTTATTAAATAGCAGTGGAACAACAATAACAAACAGTTAACTCACATATCCAGCATCAACATAAAATATCATTATAAGaaatgttaaaacataaagaAAGACACAGTGTTCCAAATTCCTTGGTGTTACACATCAGAGCAGACACCAACACTAAAATAAAACGGAAAACCTCATCTTCCACTCACATTTGAGCTCCTATTGTGGATTATCTACATGTTACCCACGTGGAGGCAACACTCAAACAGAAGGGGTCAGATATCATAATTATATAAAGGAAAGCATTATAATAAGTAAGCATCATATTATCACATGCATGTCACCTATTCCACAATACAATTCCACATAAAACACACAATAACTATCCACACATAATAACAACATCACAACTATCCATGTGGAACAACATCGTAACAATTATCCAAACATGATAACAACAAAAGCAATCATCCAACACAATAAGAAGTGCAACTAATGTACAAAGAAATGAGACTCAACAACTCGactcaatgcatgtggtaccaatacGTGAACACCCAGGTTCACTGCTTCGATACTCGCCTCCTTGGATCAAAGCCACCAATATGTTATCACTACCTCTGATAACGACTCACTGATTCCATCACCTTTGAAATCATTTATCGGCCCAATCCACATAGTGGGATTTGAGGCTCACTAACAATGGATCATTTATCCAACAACGTGAATGAACGCAACATATTATAcatgcaacaacaacatcatgcaCAATTACCCACCACCATAGTCAATGTACACCGTTAATACTGATCATCATGCATCAGACACATGTTATACatatcaacaacatcaacataacaagcaacaacaatGAATTTAAGGTTATCTCACACCACCAAATAAACCTTACAATGCATTTCAACACCATCGTATAAAAAACTATTCATTTTCAAGTACTGaaacaaattttaaatgaaaGTTCACGCTCTCAGAACGACATTCGAATAAGACATTCGGAACAAAATTTATGAATTGTTAAAGTTTTTAAGACAATGCTCTCAGTGTAACCGATTACTCTAAAACCAGTAATCGGTTACACTACACCCTGTAGCGCAACCAACATTGCCAACATGCCCATAGTAACCAGTTACCCAAAAattggtaaccggttacaccccCTTTTTCCAGCCCCTGCGTGGCCTCTATTTCACAGAGTAATCGCTTACCCAAAAACCGGTAATCGGTTACACCCTCTATTTTTTGTAAAAATATATGTTTTTAAGCAGTTTAACTAGTTACTCCATTTTTAATAATCGATTACACTGTTGTAGAATCACTTTTCTGcaactttttcaaaatgaaaattaCTTAAAATTTATCCCAAAACCCCATTTTTCTTACAAATCATTTGTACTATATTTTAACACGAAAAAACACTTTTCTAATGTTCAAAAGCATAACTTATTTACACCACAAATATCCATAACTCAGTTCCGACTCTGACTCGGAACAACCTCAATCACACAATGTTGACAACATACAATCCAATCAAATTTTATGATTCCATCaacaacaattgcaataattCATCATACCACACACACACAATTCAATAATTACCAATTATCACAATGATCATAAATATAGAGAAAAAGAGCACAAAACCTACATGGCATAATCTATCCACCATCATCATGTTAATCCTTAGATAATCAGAACTCCACCCTTACCTTAGAGTTTCTACCAATTAgttctttgaccttcaacaatggtgaattctCCTCTTGGGCCCTAGCTCATTCTTCTCCCTTTCTCaatttcttctcttttctcccaaatGTTACGTGTTCTCCCTGTCTCTATCGCAGTgtctattttctatttttattataattcttattattattactaattccattcaataaaataataataaataataatacCTTTTATTATTTAAtctaaataataataataataaatcactctaattaaattaatactcatctaatattaattaattaaataaataataactAATATAATTAATTAGTTTTACTCACCACACCACCCTTTCTACACTTTTGCTCATACACTCTCCAATATCTTAATTTCTATAATTCTAAGGCAACTACCCAACACCAAGGGTAACACAACACATCAAAACATCAATCaacacaacacaaccacaactaTCACATAATTGAATTAcgaaaataaattaaataaaatcggggtgttacatcaaATAATTCTTAAATtgaaatttttgaatttttaaaaaacTATCTCATTTGCTCTAGTTAATCATTTAACTAATTGCACTACTACTTCAGTGACTTCATGATTAAATCCTAAAAAAAAACTCATCAACTAAGTTGTTGAGAGCATAATATCTAGTACAAATTCTAAAGCTTCTCTCTCCAATCAATCTTCAAAGAGATTTTATACTTGGATCATTCCAATTTCAACTCCTAAGTGTTAAAACAATTCCAATAATTAACAAAATGTACATGCACACTACCAATTTAAACATGAATGGAATTTTGAACAACCACTTAGAATTTATTTCAGTCAACAACCCTTAGAGAAGGAAAACACTTAACCTTTGATTCCTTTACTACAACAAGGTCTTGAAGGATGAGGCTAGTAATATAAACACCCTAAACCCTAAAACATTTATTTTATAAAAACATGCAAAATTATTTTAACTCGGAGACAGGGTGTCACATCTTTTCTCAATATAAAATatcttttaaaaaaattataataaaatagCGAAACTTAAAACATCATTTCAACTTTAATTGTCTCAGATTATAAATTACTTCATTTAAATGAAAGAGGTTCACTTGAGCAGCTAGCAGAACACAAATAATAAAGGTAATGCATCTTAGTGTTATACTATCAGAGTGACACGTGGAACTAAACTAAACTCAAAGCGATAAAGAACGAAGAAGGTCACTACGCCATCTTCCAACTCCACAACAGCTAAGGCTTATCTACCTGAGTATCTGTACCACAAGGGTAAAGAACAACACATAAACAAACAGGGGGTGAGGATACATTCATAGATGTTAATGGTGTATAAAATAACAAGGATAACCCACTCAATCATCAAACATATAATCATCCACCACAATCATCATTCACTAGAGCAATTATGTATGCAATGCAATCAATACATATACtccaatgcatgtggtaccgaGTTTTGGATATCAGAGTCATGTTACTAATTTATCCATCCACCAATGATTCCTCTCTGAACCAAAATCATCCTATCTCCCCACTTTAGAACCTAGAACTCATCATTGGACCGAAGTCCCAAACTCGTCACTGGTCCCCACTTCTGAACTAGAAACTCATCTTTTGACCGAAGTTTGTACACCTATCTCTGGCatacatgatgcatgaaatgcaaaAAATAGTACCAATGCAAAAATCATCATTGATTCCTCTCTAAACCTACATCATCTCCAATATAAGGCCGCCACAGTAGTTCCTCTCTAAACTACACACCTTAACATAAATATCGCCAATATAAGGCCACCACAATAGCTCTTCTATGAACTATGTATCTCAACATAATTTATCATGAATTTATAACTACAACTCAACAAtatttataattaaataattacTCAATAATACTCACCAACATAGTAAAAATAACATTACACAATTCTAAGCATTCAACAGGGTCAACTCATAACTTAACAAAGTTCGCAATTAACTCTTCCACTTTTTATTCAAGGATTGCGAGTCACAAGGCGTACTCTAACCTTAACTCAACTACTCATCAAATTGACTATGAACATGTTAGATAACTCAAAAACTCAACCTCTTGACATACACAACACTTCAAACATATCAACGTAACTCAATAACTTACTCATAACTCTAAAGATATCAAGTGAGTTAGAACTCAACCCCCTTTTATTAAAATCGGCTCTTAAAATATCAAATACCTCAAACTTAACTCTAAGAATGTTAAATACACCAAACTCAACTCTAAACATTTCAGACTCAActttaaaaatataaaatacCTCAAACTCAACTCTAAGAATGTCAAATACTTCAAATTCAACTCCAAACATATCAAATAACCCAAATTCAATTTATTTATAAATGATTTCAAATTCTTTAAGTCACTCCAATATTTTCCCAAAACTATTGCCTTAACTCTAAAATTGTCTCATTATAATAGGGTTTCCCTAAATCCTTGACTTAACTCCAAAACAGAATGTCTAACTTCATAAAAGCACCAAACAATATAGAATTTTTataaaatcatgaaaatattTAGTTTAAAATTCCGTTAAACTCTCTTTCTAATACAATTGACCGCACCTCAAACAGGCTTACAAAATCAAGTTACACGTGAAATAAGATGATCAACGCATGACTGAAATTTGACTGCGCCTTTGGTATAAAAATCAAAGAACTGTTGCTTTAGTAATGCTCCCTGGACCAATTTCCCcatttcaaaataaatattaCTGCGTTATATTTCTAACGCAATTGACGTCACCTCAAACGgacttacgaaactcaagttacaCATGAAATAAGACGGCAAATCCCTTTCTACGTGTATCTACAATTTTATGCATTTTTTCGCTATTGAACAAATCCAAAGCTTTCCCATTTGAGTCTCAACCTCCCCAATACACACAGATAAACATAAACAAACATGAACAATATGAATCAAACATCACAcaaataa from Lathyrus oleraceus cultivar Zhongwan6 chromosome 1, CAAS_Psat_ZW6_1.0, whole genome shotgun sequence includes:
- the LOC127103726 gene encoding uncharacterized protein LOC127103726 — translated: MEFMRNYFPEDVRGNKEIEFLEMMQDNLSITEYAAIFVELAKFYPHYSEETIEFSKCIEFENGLHSKIQQAIGYQQIRRFPEFVNNCRIYEDDIKPQSTHYKGLSKRRGKKNLNSGKPYSNPVDKGK